From the genome of Thermosynechococcus sp. NK55a:
ACTGTGATTGGCTGTGCCTATTGGAATGCCGCTAGTCTTAGCTTTCAGAAGGTTTGCCACCAATTTATCTTTCTTGAGAATCCCTTCATTGATTCCCCTCCCCCAACCAATGGCAGAAACGGCACACCTTTCCCGCCTCAATCCAAGCCAGCCAACACGACGAGTCAGGCTTCACCTTTATTGTCTTCTCGTTTACCCATTGAGCCGTTGAACTATCATCAAATTCCTGTGAGCGCTATCGGCCAACGGGAAACCGAAAAACTACTGGAACTGTTGTCTTACTATACAAGCGATCCGGCAAAATCCCAGGAACTCGTCAACGGAATTGTTTTTGATACTGTCTTTTGGGATATCAAATCGGTACTCCCCCAACTGGACCCATTGCGGTTTGGTTTCCTCAAGCCCTCCGGCTGGGTGGCTTATCTAGCCGATCAGCATCAGTTACCTATTTGCGTTGCAGTGAATAGTCAATTGCGCAAAGCTGTTCTCTGTTGGCGAAATAAGCTCCCCGAGTACTGCACAGTTCATACCCATGGGCCACAGAGTATCCACACCATCTCAATTTATCGCGCCATTTTTGCCCAGGAAGTCGCAGGAGATGCCCTCTTAACTAACGTGGGACACTGGTTAATAGCCCATCGCCCCCGCAATGTGGCCTCCAGAAGAATGACTAACGCCATTTTTGAGCAGAGCCACAGGGAGGGGCAGCCAATGAGTGAGACAGGAATCAAGCGGGCGATCGCCAACTATGTCAAAGCGGGTATTCTAACGCGCGCCTTATCCTCCAGTGGTGACACCCTGACCCTCAACCCTGCCATCAAGGACTTTTCTAGTTTGGTTATCGAGCTACAAAGCCGCTTTCGCCAAGCTGTGGAAGAGCGCCTCAGCAGGATTGGTGAGACAATCAATGAGCAGGTCTTTGCCCAAGCGGTTCCCCTCCAGCCGCTACAACTGCCTACAAAGAGTCCAGAAAAGGCACCAGAACCTCCGTCCTAGGACGCATTGGGGGGTTCAATATGACTTGGCAACTCTAAACAATACCCAGCACCATAAACCGTTTTGATATAGCGAGGATTGCGGGGATCAGGTTCCAGTTTGGTGCGCAGGTGACGCACATGGACGCGGATGGTTTCAATGTCATCATCGGGGTCATAGCCCCAGACTTCCTTAAGGATTTCACTGGGAGAAACGGTTTGGCCG
Proteins encoded in this window:
- a CDS encoding NYN domain-containing protein yields the protein MKPELWFVAPIGAIALGGIATLIQPQQPLAALLGSGIGALAGAPLIEKNQRRSDRLLQDIHTLLASFPETTELKTLLLQELKQQRLTDLAQQLHEALPEARRPIRNQIAQPLETLKDNLRDTSPLSAQELEPLIEAIHAQSAALQTIQTLLQRPQPPANTLKTAVLYDIENLVFNQGQRLDPAKVNELVSLDKILESIKSTIDLGEIAIKRAYGNWQNKTLQALNDQLKRSQIQRVPVYGHNRDQRNAADIQLALDAIDLIHHYPDINTFVLISGDGGFGSIALRLRDYGKTVIGCAYWNAASLSFQKVCHQFIFLENPFIDSPPPTNGRNGTPFPPQSKPANTTSQASPLLSSRLPIEPLNYHQIPVSAIGQRETEKLLELLSYYTSDPAKSQELVNGIVFDTVFWDIKSVLPQLDPLRFGFLKPSGWVAYLADQHQLPICVAVNSQLRKAVLCWRNKLPEYCTVHTHGPQSIHTISIYRAIFAQEVAGDALLTNVGHWLIAHRPRNVASRRMTNAIFEQSHREGQPMSETGIKRAIANYVKAGILTRALSSSGDTLTLNPAIKDFSSLVIELQSRFRQAVEERLSRIGETINEQVFAQAVPLQPLQLPTKSPEKAPEPPS